CAGGCTGTGACGCTTGCCGACAATGCTTGCGGACGTTTTATCGATCGCTGGGTGAAGCTTGAAGCGCAGGCGGATTCCGTATGCGTATGGACTCGCGGTTTGTCGAGCTTGGAGTTGCCAATCGCACATGGCGAGGGTCGGTTTGTGCCCGAGTCTGACGCGGTGCTGGAACGGATCAAACAGAATCGTCAGATCGCATTGCGCTACGCAGCGGATGACAACCCCAACGGCTCAACCGACAATATCGCGGGAGTTTGCGACCCAACCGGCCTGGTCCTGGGTCTGATGCCGCACCCGGAACGGTTTATTCATCCGACTAACCATCCGCAATGGACCCGCCAATCGGCTCAATGGATGTCAGAGACACCGGCTGGACTGCGGTTTTTTCAAAATGCGGTGGAACGGGTCGCCAGCAAGGCGACGTTGGCGGTGGGATAGCATTTCACGGTAATTTTTTTGGATTTTGATATACTGGTTGATTCGCCTCGGACGTCCGCGTGGACGGCCAATAGAGGGCGAATTTTCATCATCAGGCATCCCCTTGGCGTGGATCGAGGGGGTGCGACCCGGTGGTTCTCGATCGTGTTGGTCGGGCCGGGTATGGACCCAGATTAAAGGACTCTTTTTATCTCATGGTTGACAAGAACCTTATCGCCCAACTGGGCGTCGAAGACGTTGAAGCTGAACAGATGGTTGCCGCCGCGTATGGTCAGAAAGTCGCTGATGGTGACATGACCAGTCTCTTGGGCGAGCAGATCGAAGACTACAAGTCCGGCAGCATTCTCAAAGGCAAGATCATCGGCCGGGCAGGGGATGCGTTCCTGGTCGAAATCGGCCTCAAGTCTGAAGGCATTCTCGAACGCAGCGAGTTCGATGCTCCCGATGACGTGGAAATCGGCGACACAGTAGAGATTCTGCTCGAAGACCTGGAGTCAGACACGGGGCAAATCTCCATCTCGAAGCGCAAAGCTGACCGCATCCGCGGTTGGGAACGCATCATTGAAAAGAACAAAGAGGGCGATGTCATTACCGGCCGCGTCATGCGGAAAATCAAAGGCGGTCTGCTGGTTGATATCGGCGTCCCGGTTTTTCTCCCGGCGTCGCAAGTGGACGTCCGCCGTCCCGGCGACATCGGCGAGTTCATCGGCACCGAGATTCGCGCCTCGATCCTCAAAATCGACACGGAGCGGCGCAATATCGTTATTTCCCGCCGCAAGCTCATTGAAGAGGAGCGAGGCGAACAGCGCAAGAAACTGCTCACAACAATCAAGGAAGGCGATATCGTCAAAGGCACGGTCAAGAACATCGCCGACTTCGGCGCGTTTG
This DNA window, taken from Phycisphaeraceae bacterium, encodes the following:
- a CDS encoding phosphoribosylformylglycinamidine synthase subunit PurQ, producing the protein MQPLTLILRTAGTNCDRELAHAFELAGAATQTLHLNELIKDPARIDRFDLIGFPGGFSYGDDIAAGRIFANRLRHHLYEPLKGAIARGVPMIGVCNGFQVLAKLGLLPEPEGAGNGRQAVTLADNACGRFIDRWVKLEAQADSVCVWTRGLSSLELPIAHGEGRFVPESDAVLERIKQNRQIALRYAADDNPNGSTDNIAGVCDPTGLVLGLMPHPERFIHPTNHPQWTRQSAQWMSETPAGLRFFQNAVERVASKATLAVG